From a single Sorghum bicolor cultivar BTx623 chromosome 5, Sorghum_bicolor_NCBIv3, whole genome shotgun sequence genomic region:
- the LOC8064374 gene encoding uncharacterized protein LOC8064374 has product MLEKEAQKMYVNRFGKPFTLVHWWKILKEEPKWLALFETEKDKTKAFDIPDEQKRPPSRESAKAERNGKNKKAKVKDEIVNLGDTVEKLVKVQEDRKMDLGKVTEAQIEISNANLKAANAEKEAKMFTVYNTLLNKDSSNMSKAQKAKHEKTIEKMQEMLLGA; this is encoded by the coding sequence ATGCTGGAGAAAGAGGCACAGAAGATGTATGTAAACAGGTTTGGAAAACCTTTTACATTGGTGCATTGGTGGAAGATACTAAAAGAAGAGCCCAAATGGTTAGCATTGTTTGAGACAGAGAAGGACAAGACTAAAGCATTTGATATTCCAGATGAACAAAAGCGTCCCCCTAGTAGAGAAAGTGCAAAGGCAGAGCGCAATGGAAAGAACAAGAAGGCAAAAGttaaggatgaaattgtcaacCTTGGAGACACTGTTGAAAAACTTGTCAAGGTACAAGAAGATAGGAAGATGGATCTCGGAAAGGTCACCGAAGCACAGATTgagatatcaaatgcaaatttgAAGGCAGCAAATGCAGAAAAAGAAGCTAAAATGTTCACTGTCTACAATACCCTGCTGAATAAAGATTCAAGTAACATGTCTAAAGCTCAAAAGGCCAAACATGAGAAGACAATTGAAAAGATGCAAGAAATGCTACTTGGGGCCTAA